In Gossypium hirsutum isolate 1008001.06 chromosome A10, Gossypium_hirsutum_v2.1, whole genome shotgun sequence, the DNA window ATCTTTGAAGATGGTATTGTTGCTGGAGATGATGATTACATAGAAGAATCAAATCACAAATCAGGTAGTGTTGGGAATAAAGAGGCTAACTGCCTGCCTCTGCACTGCACATGTTCAACTTCATAGTCATCATCCACCTAACGTAAGTTTCGAACTACCTTAAATAATTATATCTACGTCGTTGGCTATTGGGAATGTCTTGGAAATCTAGTTATGGCTTCCCGTAGGTCCTCCCTGCCTTCTCACCATTAAGATTCTCGAACGGTGACTCGAATAATCAAAAATTCGGTAACCCAAATTTCAAAATACAAAGAAAGGGGAAAAAATGCATTCTTGAATTGGTTGAATGACGATGGTGGTGGTCAACATGAATGGATTTTGAAAATACTAAAAAGAGCTTGAAAAATAATGATGGTGGAGGTCTATGAACGGCATTGGGTCAAGGACCAAACTaaaaacttaaattataatttttatgatagtaaaagtACATTTCATCCttttaataacttatatctttataaatttttaaaaattaaattaattttttatatttttaaaggattaaagtgtaaattttttttaataatttaaatttttaaaaagtttaaatgaaaaatatttcatttaaggGGGACTGTGCCTGCCAACCCCCTCACCTAGTTTCTTCCCTGCATTAGGTTAGGTATTGGGTTGGGGCTTCAGCAGTGGAGCAAGGTGGCTCGATTATAATTTGGCATTGGTGATGGTGAACGAGGACGTACGGTTCTGGGAAAAGAAGAAACCATTAatgagaaattaaaagaaaagaaaggaatttaaaaaaagtgaattaattaattaattagaagttttgtttttaataattaaaaattaaagttaaaataaatatttttagtacACATGGCATGATATTATTGTTTTATAAATACACATTGTGCAATATGATtagataagataaaaaaatttgaacGGTAGTCAATTAAATATCAAGTTGACTTATAATTTTCAAATGTAAGTATTAGTTAAGTCtaaaaataagcttaaatagcttCGTATATATTAACATtctaaaagaatatatattttaatttaattataaaaaataaaaaaataatattttcttatattttaaacaataaaactgACTATTTAGACAAGTCAAGCATGGGTTTGGAATAGTTTTTAAGATAGGGCTGCAGCTCGACCCATGGGAATCTCAACGTGACaaaactttattattttaaaagcaaATAAGAGTATATAATAGTATATTATCATTCACATTGCTTGAAGTTCATTTGGATAATACATACGCATATTCAACATACAATACATGTTTCTAGTAAGTGTAGAATTGCATTCTAACTTTTCAGTACTGAAGATTAGATAGAGAGTCTAAAGATAAAGACACTTCTTTAATTTGAGTCATATTTGAGCCTAGTTGAGTAGTTAATCTTTTTATAAGATTAATCATAAAAGTAAGTAATTAATCTTAAACTAAATAGCAATTTAATATAGCAAAATTGTAGCTGGTGGTTCACAGATTGGTACTACTAAATGACAGCTCACccgaatattaaaaattaaatttgtattagaaaaccaattaaaagacaaaattatGCTTTGgctttattgaaaaaaatttatattatcacacgaaacattggtatttttataagattaaaaaaaaagtaagcaATTAATGTTGGAGTGAACAGCAATTAAGTATTGCTGACTTTTACTGAAAGGTTCACATATCCATACCACTAAATgccaaatattattataaaaacacaGAAGAAATGAAATGCAAAATATTATGAATGTGTTCTACAAAGGTTCACAGATCTATTTTGCTCTCTCTTGCTTCAATCACACAATCAATACCCTTTCatggcttcttcttcttcatcttcctcttcctcttctccTCAAACAGACACATGCCTTAACTTCATCACTCATCTGCTTAAAGCTCTGAAAGACGCCATGATGAATGTCTTCTTTCATGATGAAATACCGGAGCCACTTTCTCCAGCAAGTGCCTCTTCTACTCGATTGAAGCATCAGGTTTTCTTGAGCTTCAGAGGTGAAGACACACGCCTTAATTTCACTGCTCATCTACTCAAAGCTTTGAAAGAAACGGGAATGAATGTTTTCTTCGATGAAGAAACACTAGAAAAAGGGGAGCAACTTTCACAAGCACTTTCTCGAGCAATTGCAGCCTCAAATCTCTCAATAATTGTGTTGTCGGTAGACTATGCTTCTTCAAAATCATGCCTGGCCGAACTCTCCGACATCATGCGCCGCAAGGACACTCAAGGACATATTGTTCTTCCCATATTTTACCATGTTGATCCTTCTGATGTGCGGAATCTTGGTGGTAGTTTCAAAAAATCCTTCAATGGCCACGGTTCAAATAGGCTACCTCAAGTACAACGATGGAAAACTGCCTTTGCTGAAGTCGGTAAATTAAAAGGATGGCATATAGAAGGAGGCAAATTCGACAGGTAACTATATTTTTCCCATCACCTTATATTAATAATCATTATTTTAGatttagtatataattatatttttttattattttctagacCTGAAACTGAGTACATCAAGGATATTGTTGAATATGTTATAAAGAAGTTGATGAGTGGCAAGTTTAAAAGTGCTTCTGCAGACTTAGTTGGAATAGATGATCAGAAGCAGACGATTttgaggttaattgagcaggaaGACAGTCGTCTAATAGGACTTTGGGGACAAGGTGGTATAGGCAAAACTACCCTCTCTGATGTTATATATAATGAAATCTCTCATAACTTCGAAAATACTTGCTTTCTTCTAAATGTTAGAGAGAAATTAAAACAACAGGGGATGGAATCTTTGCGAAACCAACTTCTTTCCGAACTCTTAAACCAAGAAATTCATGTAGACACCCCCTCAATTGGGTCAACTTTAATCCAAGAGAGGCTAAACAATAAAAGAGTATTTGTTGTCCTTGACGATGTTAATGACTCAGACCAAATAGATTGTTTTGGTGTTAAACATTTTGGTGATGGAAGTAAAATCATTGTAACATCTAGAGATAGACAAGTACTTAAGAATGGAGGTGTTGACAAAATGCATAAGGTAAAGAAGTTAAATGACAATGACTCTCTCCAACTTTTTTCTACATTTGCATTTAAACAATTGAATCCCGCTTCTGAGTTTCAAGATCTATCGAAAACGTTTGTAGAGTATGCCCAAGGAATTCCGCTTGCTCTTAGAGTTTTGGGTTCTAAACTATATAAAAAGTCTAGAACAGAGTGGGAAAGTGAGGTGGATAAACTAAATGAATATGACCAACCAAAAATTTCACAGATTTTGAGGAGTAGCTTTGATGACTTGGATGAAGTAGAGAAGAATATATTCCTTGATATTGCAATCTTCTTTAAAGGAACATTCAGAAAAGATGTAGAAAAAATTCTAAGTTGTTGTTATAAGGGTGTTGTGAGTGGAATAAGCAACTTGATCGACAAGTGCCTACTTGATAGCACACCTTATATTGAATGGATTTTTATGCATGATATGCTTGAAGAGATGGGCAAGGACATTGTTCGCAAAGAATCTATAGACCCTGAAAAACGTAGTAGGTTATGGGGTGCTAAAGAGGTGTTTCAAGTGCTCAGATATAACAAAGTAAGccctagttatatatatattcttttaattttatatatctttgtgtgattttaattagaaagtataaaaattcaattaattatgtGTTGTCAAATGTTGAGTTTAAGTTTATTACACAAATCACTGTGAATGACCAATCTATTAAGATATATGTCATGGGATTTTCGCAATGGTTTATTGACTTAGTATCTAATCCATTGCTTtagaaaaacaataaaattaaacattttctAATATAATTACTTCTTTTTGGTGATTTAATTGTTTAATGGAATGCCCATAAATTTCTTTGTCCTGGTTTTTGTTCTTAGGGAATTAATCGAATTGAAGGAATGAAGTTAGATATATCTCAAATTGATAACCTACAGTTACATCATTCTACTTTTGAGGGAATGATTAATCTTAAAGTTATCTTCTTCTACACTCATGGTTTTTTTTGGGAGAAGTGTCCGGCAGAGAAGTTTCTTGCAGACCAAGTTGATAGTGTATCTCTTCCTGAAGAGCTAAGGTATCTTCATTGGGATTATTATCCCTTCAAGTCTCTATCTGGTTCTAATCCAAAGAATCTTGTTGTACTGAAATTAATATGTGGCGATCTAGAACATCTTTGGAATGATGATGATCATCAGGTATATTCTTTTATACTTTCTTCATTCAAG includes these proteins:
- the LOC107889679 gene encoding disease resistance protein RUN1, with product MASSSSSSSSSSPQTDTCLNFITHLLKALKDAMMNVFFHDEIPEPLSPASASSTRLKHQVFLSFRGEDTRLNFTAHLLKALKETGMNVFFDEETLEKGEQLSQALSRAIAASNLSIIVLSVDYASSKSCLAELSDIMRRKDTQGHIVLPIFYHVDPSDVRNLGGSFKKSFNGHGSNRLPQVQRWKTAFAEVGKLKGWHIEGGKFDRPETEYIKDIVEYVIKKLMSGKFKSASADLVGIDDQKQTILRLIEQEDSRLIGLWGQGGIGKTTLSDVIYNEISHNFENTCFLLNVREKLKQQGMESLRNQLLSELLNQEIHVDTPSIGSTLIQERLNNKRVFVVLDDVNDSDQIDCFGVKHFGDGSKIIVTSRDRQVLKNGGVDKMHKVKKLNDNDSLQLFSTFAFKQLNPASEFQDLSKTFVEYAQGIPLALRVLGSKLYKKSRTEWESEVDKLNEYDQPKISQILRSSFDDLDEVEKNIFLDIAIFFKGTFRKDVEKILSCCYKGVVSGISNLIDKCLLDSTPYIEWIFMHDMLEEMGKDIVRKESIDPEKRSRLWGAKEVFQVLRYNKGINRIEGMKLDISQIDNLQLHHSTFEGMINLKVIFFYTHGFFWEKCPAEKFLADQVDSVSLPEELRYLHWDYYPFKSLSGSNPKNLVVLKLICGDLEHLWNDDDHQDLVNLKEINVADCKNLRKIPSLLGAINLEILECSGCEILVELPWLNHLTSLKKLGLTGCCNLKTFPVIPKHFPILELSDSKIEEVPDSIEHLVGLIKLCLKNSKVNIVSSNISKLESLHDLDLSHCPIAEFPKIPRSLTELNLSETQIEDVCLSSDTPSNLQKLDMSGSRVKNVSIKMDSLRDLNLSHCPIVKFPEIPRTLTKLNLSGTQIEEVSLSLDSVGNLQTLDMRGSRVKNVSIKMEALRDLNLSHCPITEFPEIPRSLRELNLSGTQIKEVTLSLDSLNNLQMLKMSCSSIQKLQCNIILFGSREIPTVDVSSPILMSKSIYKLQMDHCESLKLLSELPPYTPYLDAHGCTSLEKVSFTDLDPLDDDVVDWFYMLFCNCFSLNQDSIDNIEANAMLKIGYLAEKQRLTWEYPYLPYRLFCCFPGNKISTNKFEHQNTSSSLVLKIAPNGSSGSRFLVFSICLVADLTRCHHHEYLKFICKYQLTTASGGDYEKFTSQWSSCIDLEAERKYMGDHVLILFSEDMVKKDEDYEGASFEFYIENPNFNVKREEIEEEYIKVEKCGVHVSYMDEEPSTTPTT